A single Haloglycomyces albus DSM 45210 DNA region contains:
- a CDS encoding metallopeptidase family protein: protein MTAEEFEEAVGDALDSIPQRLMGLLDNVVILVEDEPPPGEPGLLGLYEGIALTERGSDYGAVLPDTITIFRGPHMSAVSDREAMIAEIRTTVVHEIAHHFGIDDAHLHELGWG, encoded by the coding sequence ATGACAGCCGAGGAATTCGAAGAGGCCGTCGGAGACGCTCTGGATTCGATTCCCCAACGGCTCATGGGCTTGCTGGACAATGTGGTGATTCTCGTTGAGGACGAACCACCGCCGGGCGAGCCGGGCCTCCTAGGTCTGTACGAAGGAATCGCGTTGACCGAACGCGGTAGCGACTACGGGGCCGTGCTGCCCGACACCATTACGATCTTCCGAGGGCCGCATATGAGCGCGGTGTCCGATCGGGAGGCGATGATCGCCGAGATACGCACCACCGTGGTCCATGAAATCGCGCATCACTTCGGTATCGACGACGCTCATCTACACGAACTGGGATGGGGTTGA
- the pheA gene encoding prephenate dehydratase — MDIGYLGPSGTFTEAALHDLPDSERHHPVPMASIPDVLDALHNGEVDAGFVPLENSHEGTVNPTLDRLLHGDPVVITAEVDYPVSFVLATATPNKTVGTIASHPHALAQVRGFLRSSFPEARIIETLSTAAGADAVRKSEADACVCGPHTTEQSDLVIRYHDIGDNPNAATRFVLLRRPTPPAEPTGHDVTSLAVFLRHDQVGALVTVLQQFAERGINLTKIESRPTGEGLGHYTFLLDCTGHLHDARIGDALAGIKRSGAGVRYLGSYERQWLEVPIGPLPGMTDADFAAASTWLEQLRATGHDGDDGQQNSTPSQFV, encoded by the coding sequence ATGGACATCGGCTATCTGGGACCCAGCGGTACCTTCACCGAAGCGGCTTTGCACGACCTTCCCGACAGCGAACGGCATCACCCCGTCCCAATGGCATCCATTCCCGATGTTCTTGACGCACTCCACAACGGCGAGGTCGACGCCGGATTCGTTCCGCTCGAAAACAGTCACGAGGGAACCGTCAATCCCACCCTGGACCGGCTTCTCCACGGCGATCCGGTCGTCATCACCGCCGAGGTGGACTATCCGGTGAGCTTCGTTCTGGCCACCGCCACACCGAACAAGACGGTAGGCACCATCGCCTCGCACCCGCACGCACTGGCGCAAGTACGCGGATTTCTGCGTTCGTCCTTCCCCGAGGCACGCATCATCGAGACTCTATCGACCGCGGCGGGTGCCGATGCGGTGCGGAAATCGGAAGCCGACGCCTGTGTCTGCGGTCCGCATACGACAGAGCAATCCGACCTGGTTATCCGCTACCACGACATCGGTGACAACCCGAACGCCGCCACACGGTTCGTCTTGCTGCGACGCCCCACTCCCCCCGCAGAGCCCACCGGACACGACGTGACCTCTCTAGCGGTGTTCCTCCGGCACGACCAGGTCGGTGCCCTGGTCACGGTGCTACAGCAGTTTGCCGAGCGTGGTATCAACCTCACCAAGATCGAGTCACGCCCCACGGGGGAAGGCCTGGGGCACTACACCTTTCTGCTGGACTGCACCGGTCATCTCCACGACGCCCGAATCGGTGACGCCCTCGCTGGAATCAAGCGCTCCGGAGCCGGAGTGCGCTATCTGGGGTCCTACGAACGGCAATGGCTGGAAGTGCCGATCGGACCCTTGCCGGGCATGACCGACGCCGACTTCGCGGCCGCGTCAACCTGGCTCGAGCAACTGCGTGCCACTGGGCACGACGGCGATGACGGGCAGCAGAATTCAACCCCATCCCAGTTCGTGTAG
- the tsaB gene encoding tRNA (adenosine(37)-N6)-threonylcarbamoyltransferase complex dimerization subunit type 1 TsaB gives MLTLVVDTSTSAVQAAIVDVSADDDQTSNVAVRAHRRLVDKHGHVENLTPMIQQAQEEAGIGPRDLDAVVAGIGPGPFTGLRVGMVTAAATAFALDVPVYGVCSLDGIGAETSGRTLVAADARRKEIYWAEYDNGVRVADPQVGKASALPELKADRAVGEGALLYADRLRQDVADEPRYPSLATLAAVARRRILDRAPSDEMTPLYLRRPDAKLLSEQKK, from the coding sequence ATGCTGACTCTCGTCGTGGACACCTCTACCAGTGCCGTTCAGGCTGCCATCGTCGATGTCTCGGCCGACGACGATCAAACGTCGAACGTCGCGGTACGAGCGCATCGCCGCCTGGTGGACAAACACGGCCACGTGGAGAACCTCACTCCCATGATTCAGCAGGCGCAGGAGGAAGCGGGGATCGGACCCCGTGACCTGGACGCGGTCGTCGCCGGAATCGGTCCGGGGCCGTTCACCGGGCTGCGCGTCGGTATGGTGACCGCGGCGGCGACGGCCTTCGCGCTGGACGTTCCCGTGTATGGGGTCTGCTCCCTGGACGGAATCGGCGCGGAGACGAGTGGGCGCACACTGGTGGCGGCCGACGCACGGCGCAAGGAAATCTACTGGGCCGAATACGACAATGGAGTTCGGGTCGCGGATCCCCAGGTGGGGAAGGCATCGGCCCTCCCCGAGCTGAAAGCCGATCGTGCGGTGGGCGAAGGTGCGTTGTTGTACGCCGACCGGTTGCGTCAGGACGTCGCCGACGAACCGCGTTATCCCTCGCTCGCCACCTTGGCGGCCGTGGCCCGACGTCGCATTCTCGACCGCGCCCCCTCCGACGAGATGACCCCGCTGTATTTGCGGCGCCCCGACGCCAAGCTTCTGTCGGAGCAAAAGAAGTAA
- the tsaE gene encoding tRNA (adenosine(37)-N6)-threonylcarbamoyltransferase complex ATPase subunit type 1 TsaE, with product MRTAEDTHEFGTRLAEVLRAGDLVILTGPLGAGKTALTQGIGEGLDVSGRITSPTFIIARSHRPGRRRLPLIHVDAYRLGGLDELDDLDLDTDVERSVTVVEWGAGLAERLGETHLEVTLRRNSDDSREIGLIARGGDWNERLKEIVEPVGALC from the coding sequence ATGAGGACGGCTGAGGACACGCACGAATTCGGCACACGCCTCGCCGAGGTACTGCGCGCGGGCGACCTGGTGATACTCACCGGGCCGTTGGGAGCGGGAAAGACCGCCCTGACCCAGGGGATCGGTGAAGGTCTGGACGTCTCCGGGCGGATCACCAGCCCCACGTTCATCATCGCTCGCAGTCACCGGCCGGGACGTCGCCGGCTTCCCCTGATTCACGTGGACGCCTATCGCCTGGGAGGTCTCGATGAACTCGACGACCTGGACCTCGACACCGATGTCGAACGCTCGGTGACGGTGGTGGAATGGGGTGCCGGTCTGGCCGAACGCCTCGGTGAGACGCACCTCGAAGTGACGTTGCGACGTAACAGTGACGATAGCCGTGAGATCGGCCTTATCGCCCGTGGGGGAGACTGGAACGAGCGCCTGAAAGAAATCGTGGAACCTGTAGGAGCCTTATGCTGA
- a CDS encoding alpha/beta fold hydrolase produces MASWKKLGMAGAAVGGIAAGVATTIAVPKYLARRAKAGSDDPYADEPFEMPSTDSIRSVPNHDGVSVHVETVGSEEAPVTAVFLHGYIQNSATFYFQRQACAERIKDGWPVQCVFYDQPGHGLSGALPKVEYSIADLASTLSRVVDSVAPRSRLVLIGHSMGGMVIQEVAERYPRLWERVDSVALVSSSASPLRDVDTKPMRIVQRIKRTVLPMMQRVSRWTPQLIERARRLVGDSVWLTARKQAFLAPNPSPSLVSLIEHMNRDTPIQTVVGYIRAILDHDGRSTLPLLSERDVLIVAGTDDALTPVKCSRDMAEVLTRAETAFVAARHNPQLEQPREISQKLLEIIYKSVEKSSSRTGTMSPPAESTVKSTRHRWWNPFPGRV; encoded by the coding sequence GTGGCGTCATGGAAGAAGCTGGGAATGGCCGGGGCCGCGGTCGGCGGCATTGCCGCCGGGGTCGCCACTACGATTGCGGTACCGAAGTACCTGGCGCGTCGGGCCAAGGCGGGCTCCGACGATCCTTACGCCGACGAACCGTTCGAGATGCCGTCCACCGATTCGATCCGGTCGGTGCCGAACCACGACGGGGTCTCGGTGCACGTGGAGACGGTGGGATCGGAAGAGGCTCCCGTGACGGCGGTGTTCCTACACGGCTACATTCAGAATTCGGCGACGTTTTACTTTCAGCGCCAGGCCTGCGCCGAGCGGATCAAGGACGGGTGGCCGGTGCAGTGCGTGTTTTACGACCAGCCGGGTCACGGCCTATCGGGTGCGCTCCCGAAGGTGGAGTACTCGATCGCGGACCTGGCCTCCACCCTGTCGCGGGTGGTGGACAGCGTGGCGCCCCGTTCGCGTCTGGTTCTGATCGGGCATTCCATGGGTGGAATGGTGATCCAGGAAGTCGCCGAGCGCTATCCACGGCTGTGGGAACGAGTGGATTCGGTGGCTCTGGTGTCGTCGTCCGCCTCTCCGCTGCGTGACGTCGATACCAAACCCATGCGAATCGTCCAGCGCATCAAGCGCACCGTGCTTCCGATGATGCAGCGGGTCAGTCGGTGGACACCGCAGTTGATCGAGCGGGCACGTCGTCTGGTGGGCGATTCGGTGTGGTTGACGGCGCGGAAACAGGCGTTCCTTGCACCGAACCCGTCTCCGTCTCTGGTGTCACTGATCGAACATATGAACAGAGACACTCCGATTCAAACGGTCGTCGGCTATATACGCGCTATTCTTGACCACGATGGGCGCAGCACCCTGCCGCTATTGTCCGAACGGGACGTATTGATCGTGGCCGGAACCGATGACGCCCTGACCCCGGTCAAGTGTTCTCGGGACATGGCCGAGGTGCTCACGCGGGCGGAGACGGCATTTGTAGCAGCGCGGCACAATCCCCAGTTGGAACAACCCCGCGAGATCTCACAAAAACTATTGGAGATAATCTACAAATCAGTAGAGAAGTCGAGCTCGCGGACCGGAACGATGTCCCCTCCCGCCGAATCGACCGTGAAAAGCACGCGTCATCGGTGGTGGAATCCGTTTCCGGGGAGGGTATGA
- a CDS encoding S8 family serine peptidase, whose protein sequence is MLRRALSMTLAAVLAATASSAAATEATEPEAGERVWLLEWNGDSQPSLLQGDNVEVRREYGRLWDGVSISATEAEARHLERNSAVERVWPDIEIPVPRLEAVEESAQREEMGQAVDATGAAEAHRRGIAGEDVKVGVIDTGIDYEHPDLGGCFGYGCRVAHGYDFVGDDYRSDKGDRRPQPDRDPMDCNGHGTHVAGIVGANGEVVGAAPNVGLGAYRVFGCEGATSSEIILDAMERAADDGMDVVNMSLGYAFQWPEYPTAVAASEMVDEGIVMVASAGNAGTTGAFSLGAPSVGENVISVASLDNRETRMSSAQTQPFDKEIGWGPLDEAKAPEIGYHSDDLEFLGRACDAVELSDPDNTAALVERGDCTFADKYDNAVAAGASAVVIYNNNDGPFSAGGVDEGDVPGAVIPGEAGDYLRDLIDLELNPSIEFGDDTVAVDLPHAGLASSFSSIGPAPDLSAKPDVAAPGGGIWSTWVRDKADYKSVSGTSMSAPHVAGAAALLLGEDPSMDPAEVRRRLSASASPVPWRENSEVPLWESVHRVGAGLIDIPAALDATVVLRPVVMGTGDGTGERVFEFEASNVGDEALDLDMEHQLAAATDGDIRDIDWNAVDPDIAFEPKSLQLDAGASRSVEVTWRPGENMPDHSVFGGYVVASDGAEEWRLPYSGYFGDFNSLSILDHKTYPRLVVADDDGDLTEPWKGDRVLQRGDPLPGLQAFLAYQTRTSLVEVVNADTGTVVDSLEQEFMPRSPGVDDTLILDLAEVVDRSLRVGEWQVRLSVVRPGGDPDSASDWETWTSPSFQVTR, encoded by the coding sequence GTGTTGAGGCGTGCACTGTCGATGACGCTGGCCGCCGTGCTGGCGGCAACGGCTTCGTCTGCTGCGGCAACGGAGGCGACGGAACCGGAAGCCGGAGAACGCGTCTGGCTGCTGGAATGGAACGGCGATTCTCAACCGTCCCTCTTGCAGGGTGACAACGTGGAGGTCCGTCGTGAATACGGACGTCTCTGGGACGGAGTTTCGATATCCGCGACCGAAGCCGAAGCGCGACACCTGGAACGGAATTCGGCGGTGGAACGTGTCTGGCCCGATATCGAGATCCCCGTCCCACGCCTGGAAGCGGTGGAGGAGTCGGCCCAGCGGGAGGAAATGGGTCAAGCGGTGGACGCGACCGGCGCGGCCGAAGCGCACCGTCGCGGGATCGCCGGTGAGGACGTCAAGGTCGGCGTCATCGACACCGGCATCGATTACGAACACCCCGATTTGGGCGGCTGTTTCGGTTACGGATGCCGTGTCGCGCACGGTTATGACTTCGTCGGCGACGATTATCGCTCGGACAAAGGGGACCGTCGCCCCCAACCGGATCGCGACCCCATGGACTGCAATGGACACGGCACCCACGTGGCCGGGATCGTCGGTGCGAACGGCGAGGTAGTGGGCGCGGCGCCCAACGTCGGTCTGGGGGCCTACCGCGTCTTCGGATGCGAGGGCGCTACCAGCTCGGAGATCATTCTGGACGCCATGGAACGGGCTGCCGACGACGGTATGGACGTGGTCAACATGTCACTGGGCTACGCCTTTCAATGGCCGGAATATCCGACGGCGGTAGCAGCGTCGGAAATGGTCGACGAGGGGATCGTTATGGTCGCCTCCGCCGGAAACGCCGGGACGACCGGAGCGTTTTCCCTTGGCGCCCCCAGCGTCGGCGAGAACGTGATTTCGGTGGCCTCACTGGACAACCGCGAGACCCGGATGAGCTCCGCGCAGACTCAACCCTTCGACAAGGAGATCGGTTGGGGACCACTGGATGAAGCCAAGGCCCCTGAAATCGGTTATCACAGTGACGACCTGGAATTTCTCGGACGCGCCTGTGACGCGGTCGAACTGTCGGACCCCGACAATACGGCGGCCCTGGTGGAACGCGGTGACTGCACGTTCGCCGACAAGTACGACAATGCCGTCGCGGCAGGAGCGAGCGCCGTCGTTATCTACAACAACAACGACGGTCCCTTCAGCGCGGGCGGAGTCGACGAGGGGGACGTTCCCGGGGCGGTGATTCCCGGAGAGGCGGGGGATTACCTGCGCGATCTCATTGACCTGGAGTTGAACCCGAGTATTGAGTTCGGCGACGACACGGTCGCGGTCGATTTGCCGCACGCCGGTCTCGCTTCGTCGTTCAGTTCCATCGGCCCGGCGCCCGATCTTTCCGCCAAGCCGGATGTGGCCGCTCCGGGCGGCGGTATTTGGTCGACCTGGGTGCGTGACAAGGCCGATTACAAGTCTGTGTCGGGGACGTCCATGTCGGCGCCACATGTGGCGGGCGCGGCGGCTCTGTTGTTGGGGGAGGACCCGTCGATGGATCCCGCCGAGGTGCGGCGGCGTTTGAGTGCGTCGGCTTCGCCGGTGCCGTGGCGGGAGAACTCCGAGGTCCCTTTGTGGGAGTCGGTGCATCGCGTCGGGGCTGGACTGATCGATATACCGGCCGCGCTCGACGCCACGGTCGTGTTGCGTCCCGTGGTGATGGGCACCGGGGACGGAACGGGTGAACGGGTCTTCGAGTTCGAAGCGTCCAATGTTGGAGACGAAGCGCTCGATCTGGATATGGAGCATCAATTGGCGGCGGCCACCGACGGCGATATTCGCGATATCGACTGGAACGCCGTCGATCCGGATATCGCCTTCGAACCGAAGTCGCTTCAGCTGGACGCCGGGGCGAGCCGGTCGGTGGAGGTGACCTGGCGGCCGGGTGAGAACATGCCCGATCACAGTGTTTTCGGAGGTTATGTGGTGGCTTCGGACGGTGCCGAGGAATGGCGCCTGCCGTATTCGGGTTATTTCGGCGACTTCAACTCACTGTCGATACTGGATCATAAGACCTACCCGAGGCTGGTGGTGGCCGACGATGACGGGGACCTGACCGAGCCGTGGAAGGGTGACCGGGTTCTGCAACGCGGCGACCCCCTGCCGGGCCTGCAGGCGTTCCTCGCGTATCAGACGCGGACGTCGCTGGTGGAGGTCGTCAACGCGGACACGGGTACCGTGGTGGATTCGCTGGAGCAGGAATTCATGCCGCGTTCGCCGGGGGTGGACGATACCTTGATCCTCGATCTGGCGGAGGTGGTGGATCGGTCGTTGCGCGTCGGCGAGTGGCAGGTGCGTCTCTCGGTCGTTCGTCCCGGCGGTGACCCGGATTCGGCTTCGGACTGGGAGACGTGGACGTCGCCGAGCTTTCAGGTGACCCGCTAG
- the alr gene encoding alanine racemase: MSGETGFLAPHAGMAGIAEARLSAANLAHNLSVLRSHAPVRHMAMVKADGYGHGLEGTAAHVVAAGADWLGVATLAEALDLRHRAKIVDTPILAVFFVPHQIQQLREAIAADVDVSVAGIEQLEAVAEAARVEGRRARVHWKVDTGITRGGAVESQWPGMAERLRRYVDSGDIETVALWSHFARAEEGDVDANTHQKRAFARAWEVAGAAGLSIPMRHFANSAAILVHPDAHFDMVRPGIALYGSNPVSGHNADFRPTMELRSHVSLVKRVPRGAGVGYGHIYRLAQDTTTALVPLGYADGIPRSSSGQAHVLLRDKVRPIIGRVSMDQVVVDCGDDTVAAGDPVVFFGAGTDAPGPDDWARWSGTIANEIFTGIGSRVPRRWVD; this comes from the coding sequence ATGTCTGGTGAAACCGGTTTTCTTGCTCCGCACGCTGGGATGGCGGGGATAGCGGAAGCGCGTTTGAGCGCCGCCAATCTAGCGCATAATCTTTCGGTTCTGCGGAGCCATGCGCCTGTGCGACACATGGCCATGGTGAAGGCCGACGGGTACGGTCACGGCCTAGAGGGGACCGCCGCACATGTGGTCGCGGCGGGAGCCGACTGGCTGGGTGTGGCCACATTGGCGGAGGCGCTGGATCTGCGGCATCGCGCCAAGATCGTGGACACTCCGATCCTGGCGGTGTTTTTCGTTCCACATCAGATCCAGCAGCTGCGAGAGGCGATTGCCGCGGACGTCGATGTGAGTGTCGCCGGGATCGAACAGCTGGAGGCCGTGGCGGAGGCGGCCCGTGTCGAAGGGCGTCGTGCGCGGGTGCATTGGAAGGTCGACACCGGAATCACTCGAGGTGGGGCCGTGGAGTCGCAGTGGCCGGGGATGGCCGAGCGGCTCCGGCGCTACGTCGATTCCGGAGACATCGAGACGGTGGCGTTGTGGAGCCATTTTGCTCGGGCGGAGGAAGGCGACGTCGACGCCAACACACACCAGAAGCGCGCTTTCGCACGGGCCTGGGAGGTGGCCGGCGCGGCGGGTCTGTCGATACCAATGCGCCATTTCGCCAATTCGGCCGCGATTCTGGTGCACCCGGACGCGCATTTCGACATGGTTCGGCCCGGAATCGCTCTGTACGGTTCGAATCCGGTGTCTGGACACAACGCGGACTTCCGACCCACCATGGAATTGCGCAGCCATGTATCTCTGGTCAAGCGGGTGCCTCGCGGTGCCGGGGTCGGCTACGGCCATATCTACCGGTTGGCACAGGACACCACGACCGCCTTGGTGCCGTTGGGCTATGCCGACGGGATACCACGCTCGTCCTCGGGTCAGGCGCACGTACTCTTGCGTGACAAGGTGCGGCCGATCATCGGTCGGGTTTCGATGGACCAGGTCGTGGTGGACTGTGGGGACGACACGGTCGCCGCGGGGGATCCGGTGGTGTTCTTCGGAGCGGGAACCGACGCACCCGGCCCCGACGATTGGGCGCGGTGGTCGGGGACGATCGCCAATGAGATTTTCACCGGAATCGGCAGCCGAGTACCGCGTCGTTGGGTGGATTGA
- a CDS encoding transketolase C-terminal domain-containing protein, whose protein sequence is MSTSMSMIKALNASLRKGMEDHPKTVVMGEDVGDLGGVFRVTDGLKKDFGVDRVIDTPLAESGIVGTAIGLALRGYRPVVEIQFDGFVYPAFDQIVSQLAKMPYRSSGNVRLPVIIRIPFAGGIGAVEHHSESPESYFIHTAGLKVVSPATPEDAYWMMQQSIADDDPIVFLEPKRRYHAKGEVNEDAAPLRLDQAHIARPGTDATLISYGPTVDQAMAAADAAADEGRNLEVIDLRSLSPVDWPVLEESVRRTGRGIVIHEASRTLGLGSEVSARLTEQCFYSLEAPIQRVTGYDVPYPASRHEDDFRPSVDRILDAVDATFEY, encoded by the coding sequence ATGAGCACCTCGATGTCAATGATCAAAGCTCTCAACGCGAGTCTGCGTAAGGGCATGGAAGACCACCCCAAGACCGTTGTCATGGGTGAGGACGTCGGCGACCTGGGCGGAGTCTTCCGCGTCACCGACGGGTTGAAGAAGGACTTCGGAGTCGACCGAGTCATCGACACGCCTCTCGCCGAATCCGGCATCGTCGGAACGGCCATCGGTCTGGCGTTGCGCGGCTACCGTCCGGTCGTGGAAATCCAGTTCGACGGATTCGTCTACCCGGCATTCGACCAAATCGTCTCCCAGCTGGCCAAGATGCCGTACCGCTCCAGCGGTAACGTACGTCTACCGGTCATCATCCGTATCCCCTTCGCCGGGGGCATCGGTGCCGTCGAGCACCACTCCGAATCGCCGGAATCCTACTTCATCCACACCGCCGGCCTCAAGGTCGTCTCCCCGGCGACCCCCGAGGACGCCTACTGGATGATGCAGCAGTCCATCGCCGACGACGACCCGATCGTCTTCCTGGAGCCCAAGCGTCGCTACCACGCCAAAGGCGAGGTCAATGAAGACGCCGCTCCGCTCCGGCTCGACCAGGCGCACATCGCCCGTCCAGGAACCGACGCCACCCTGATTTCGTACGGCCCGACCGTGGACCAGGCGATGGCGGCGGCGGACGCGGCGGCCGATGAGGGCCGCAATCTGGAGGTCATCGACCTTCGTTCGCTCTCCCCCGTCGACTGGCCGGTACTGGAGGAGTCCGTCCGTCGTACCGGACGAGGAATCGTCATCCACGAGGCAAGCCGGACCCTCGGACTAGGTTCAGAGGTCTCGGCCCGCCTCACCGAACAGTGCTTCTACTCGCTGGAAGCCCCGATTCAGCGCGTCACCGGTTACGATGTGCCGTATCCGGCCAGCCGTCACGAGGATGACTTCCGCCCCAGTGTGGACCGTATTCTCGATGCCGTCGATGCCACGTTCGAGTACTGA
- the ddaH gene encoding dimethylargininase, with amino-acid sequence MQTFASGLATQRGDSRTYLMCRPEYYTVEYAINPWMDTSQPVDTAKALEQWENLKATYESLGHTVEEISPEPGLLDMVFSANGSFTVEGRVYGAKFRHRERQPEAGAFDKWYGDRGGWFYTAPRFINEGEGDFTYLEGSGLILAGWGFRTDPAAHAEAGEVLRRPVVSLRLVDERYYHLDTALAVLDDHRIAYLPEAFSQDSQVLLRRLFPDAVIATEEDAAAFGLNFVSDGRNVVINSEAEALADKLSDAGFEVTSVDLSEFKKGGGSVKCCTAELRP; translated from the coding sequence ATGCAGACTTTTGCTTCTGGCCTAGCCACACAACGAGGTGATTCACGCACGTATCTGATGTGCCGACCGGAGTACTACACGGTCGAATACGCCATCAATCCCTGGATGGACACCAGTCAACCAGTCGATACCGCCAAGGCCCTCGAACAATGGGAAAACCTGAAAGCCACCTACGAATCGCTGGGACACACGGTTGAGGAAATCAGTCCGGAACCCGGGCTCCTAGACATGGTGTTCTCGGCGAACGGCTCGTTCACCGTCGAGGGACGGGTTTACGGTGCCAAATTCCGCCACCGTGAGCGGCAACCCGAAGCCGGGGCGTTCGACAAGTGGTACGGGGACCGGGGTGGATGGTTCTACACCGCTCCTCGTTTCATCAACGAAGGCGAGGGCGACTTCACCTATCTCGAGGGTTCGGGCTTGATCTTGGCCGGTTGGGGTTTCCGCACCGACCCGGCCGCACACGCCGAGGCCGGGGAGGTCCTGCGCCGTCCGGTCGTGTCCTTGCGGTTGGTCGACGAGCGCTACTACCACCTGGACACCGCCTTGGCCGTCCTCGACGACCACCGAATCGCCTATCTGCCAGAGGCGTTTTCACAGGATTCACAGGTCTTGTTGCGTCGTCTCTTCCCCGACGCCGTCATCGCGACCGAAGAGGACGCGGCCGCCTTTGGTCTGAACTTCGTGTCCGACGGACGCAATGTCGTGATCAATTCGGAGGCCGAGGCATTGGCCGATAAGCTGTCAGATGCCGGCTTCGAGGTCACCTCGGTCGATCTCTCGGAATTCAAGAAGGGCGGCGGATCAGTCAAGTGCTGCACCGCCGAACTACGGCCGTAG
- the pdhA gene encoding pyruvate dehydrogenase (acetyl-transferring) E1 component subunit alpha → MGTGEDSPRPSKKKAANRRQSSTSGTNSPQFVQIITPEGKRVKKPEFDVKLSDDEYRSLYRDLVISRELDAQGTALQRQGHLGLWPSMLGQEGAQIGSGRALGPNDKVFPSYRELGVQWAKGLDIISAFSLFRGVDLGGRPVEDDKFNMYEIVIAAQTLHATGYAMGITKDGAVGNEDGEAVITYHGDGATSQGDFNESLVFASVYDAPIVFFCQNNQYAISEPVTTQSKVALSQRGDGFGIDTYRVDGNDVLACYAVTQMAMQRARMGEGPALIEAVTYRMAPHTTSDDATRYRGKDEEEEWRAKDPITRYRAWLKAEGLADDEFFDAIDTEADEEVRRLRDRVINMPNPDVSSMFDHVYVNNPQDLEQQRQEAVEFRDSLEEGSDA, encoded by the coding sequence ATGGGCACTGGTGAAGACTCGCCACGTCCAAGCAAGAAAAAGGCGGCCAATCGTCGCCAAAGTTCTACCTCCGGTACGAACTCACCACAGTTCGTTCAGATCATCACTCCTGAGGGTAAGCGGGTGAAAAAGCCCGAATTCGACGTCAAACTCAGCGACGACGAGTATCGCAGTCTCTATCGTGACCTCGTCATCTCTCGTGAACTCGACGCACAGGGCACCGCTCTGCAACGTCAGGGACATCTCGGCCTATGGCCGTCCATGCTCGGTCAAGAGGGCGCACAGATCGGCTCCGGCCGTGCGCTCGGCCCCAACGACAAGGTGTTCCCGTCCTATCGGGAGCTCGGCGTCCAGTGGGCCAAGGGCCTGGACATCATATCCGCATTCTCCCTGTTTCGTGGTGTCGACCTGGGTGGACGCCCGGTCGAGGACGACAAGTTCAACATGTACGAAATCGTCATCGCCGCGCAGACTCTGCACGCCACCGGCTACGCCATGGGTATCACCAAGGACGGCGCCGTGGGCAACGAAGACGGCGAAGCCGTTATCACCTACCACGGCGACGGTGCCACCTCCCAGGGTGACTTCAACGAATCGCTCGTGTTCGCCTCGGTGTACGACGCGCCCATCGTGTTCTTCTGTCAGAACAACCAGTACGCCATTTCCGAACCGGTCACCACACAGTCGAAGGTCGCACTGTCCCAGCGCGGCGACGGCTTCGGGATCGACACCTATCGGGTGGACGGAAACGACGTGCTCGCCTGCTACGCGGTGACCCAAATGGCCATGCAACGAGCCCGCATGGGTGAGGGCCCCGCTCTCATCGAAGCGGTGACCTACCGTATGGCACCCCACACGACCTCCGACGACGCCACCCGTTACCGCGGGAAGGACGAAGAAGAAGAATGGCGGGCCAAGGACCCCATCACCCGTTACCGCGCCTGGTTGAAGGCCGAAGGACTGGCCGACGACGAATTCTTCGACGCCATCGACACCGAAGCCGACGAAGAAGTTCGTCGCCTCCGCGATCGCGTGATCAATATGCCGAACCCGGACGTGAGTTCCATGTTCGACCACGTCTACGTCAACAATCCACAGGACCTTGAACAGCAACGCCAAGAGGCCGTGGAATTCCGCGACTCGTTGGAGGAAGGGAGCGACGCCTAA
- a CDS encoding PIN domain-containing protein produces the protein MATLILDTSGILAAFDEDDPVHRMVSEVLSDPRHTLVLSPFIVAESDYMLAKRLGAEAALKFSEYVSAGVFDLATWTGDDHQAAHEIISRSKIDRDYVGVADASLVVLADAYRTTTLVTKDVRHFRELKPIWGADHFTLYPADL, from the coding sequence ATGGCAACGTTGATTTTGGACACTAGCGGGATTCTCGCCGCATTTGACGAGGATGACCCGGTCCACAGGATGGTCAGCGAGGTGTTGTCTGATCCAAGGCACACTCTTGTGCTGTCCCCCTTTATCGTTGCGGAGTCCGACTATATGCTCGCCAAACGGCTTGGCGCTGAGGCAGCCCTGAAATTCTCCGAATACGTCTCAGCTGGAGTCTTCGACCTGGCAACGTGGACAGGGGATGACCACCAAGCGGCCCACGAGATCATCAGCCGTTCGAAAATTGACCGGGATTATGTCGGTGTCGCAGACGCCTCGCTTGTCGTCCTCGCTGATGCTTATCGCACCACTACCCTCGTAACGAAGGACGTGCGCCACTTTCGCGAACTTAAGCCGATCTGGGGAGCCGACCACTTCACGCTCTATCCTGCAGATTTGTAG